From Bdellovibrio sp. KM01:
GGACACTCTGGCGGCGAAGTCGCTTCCAGCATGGCTGTGGAGACGGTTGAAGAAATCATGCTTCAACCGGGATCAGCAAATCGCTCACCCCGCGAGATGATTCAGCATTCGTACGAAGAAGCTTCGCGTAGAATTTTTGATAAAGCGGCCAACGAAAGACCCGAGCTTTCCGGAATGGGAACGACGATGGTGATGGCTTATTTGCGTGGCAATCACCTGTACGTAGGAAATGTGGGGGATTCGCGCTGCTACATGTATAAAAAACCGCAGCTTTGGCAGATCACTGAAGACCATTCTTTGATCAACGAGCAATTGCGCGCTGGTGTGATGAGTGAAGAACAAGTTCGTCAGTTCGTAGGTCGAAATGTGATCACCCGCAGCGTGGGATACGAGAGAGAAACGTATCCCGATATTGTCGAAAGAGAAATTGCTCCCGGTGAAATGTTTTTGATGTGTTCCGATGGCCTTTCTGGTTTGGTTGAAGATCAAAAAATTTGCGACATCATCAATAAAAATAAACCTGACAAAGTAGTTAAAGCCTGTGTAGAACAAGCACTGGCAAATGGTGGTGACGACAATGTCACCGTTATGTTGATTCATTTTTACGAGTAAGCGGTTAGTGGATAGGGGAATTTTTGGATAAAAAGAAAGTCACGCTATTTATAGTGAGTAACCAAACGGGCAAAACCCGTAAATTGGTGCTCTCTGCAGCCTGGCTGAAAGCCGTGTCCTTTATTTCCGCGGTCGTAATCATTATCTTTGCAGCGGGTATGGTCGATTATTTTGGTTTGCTTTTGCAAGCCATGGAAAATAAACGACTGAAAGCCGAAAATGCTCAACTCTCAAAGCAATTCCAAGTGGTTGAAAGTAAAGTCAGCGCCTTGGAAAACTCTTTGGAGCGTGTAAAAACATTCACGACAAAATTGAAATTGATCACCAACGTCGATGCGGAAGACCGTATTACGAAGCTGACGATGGGACCAAAGCCGGCTCCAAATCAGCCGGTCGAGGAATACGAACCAATGGAATCCCGTGATGACGGCGAGGGATTGGCTCAGCAGGACGCGACGTTTGCTAATAAAAAACCTTTGAACGATCAGGCGGGTGAACTTGCGAACGAAACGGCAGACAAAGATTACGCATCTTTGGTTATCCGTATCGAAAAGGCAGTTAAAGAAACTCAGCTGAAAGAACAATCTGTCATCGACTTGTGGGAAAGTTTATCAGAGCGCCAAAGCTTGCTGAACGCTACTCCGAACATGAAGCCTGCCAAAGGTTGGATCACGTCTCGTTTTGGTTACAGAACTTCGCCGTTTACGGGAAAAACAACTTTGCATGCGGGTCTTGATATCGCCGCAGCGCCGGGTTCACCAATTTATGCACCAGCAGATGGTGTCGTCATCTTTGCAAGTTATGATGAAGGCTACGGTAAGTTAGTAAGTATCGACCACGGTTTCGGTGTAACAACTCGTTTCGGTCACATGTCACAGATCTATGTTCAAGTCGGTCAGCGTGTGAGCAAATGGGACGTTGTCGGCGCTGTAGGTAATACGGGTCGATCAACAGGACCTCACTGTCACTACGAGGTTCGCATCAACGGAACGCCAGTCGATCCAATCAATTACATCCTCGACGAATAAGTCGGGGCGGTTCGTGAAAAGCGGCCAATCGACTGCGTTGTCGGGTGCGGTCCTCGCTCCGACGTGCCTGGGGCACGCCTGCGCTGTGGTTCGCTCCCTCCGCCTTGCGCTTGACCACTTTTGACGAACCTTTGGTTTTGTTTTTTTTGGCTGGCCCTGTGGGCGCCGCTGCTTTGTTGTAAGGCACATGGATTTTATCTTTTTAGGCTCCTACAATTTTGATGTGGGGGTTTTATGATTCTCCGAATTTGCTCATCTTTGATATTGTTTTCTTCAGTATCTTTGGCGGCTTTGCCTCCGCAGTTTGCGGATTGCATGAGTACTGAAGTCAGCTCGGCTTCGGTTTATGATGTGAAAGAGATTGCGAAGGTCGCAAAGGTTAATTACTGCCAGAATCAGATGGGATTAACGAACAAGATTGATACGATTGATCTGCTTAAAACGGGCAATGCAAATATTGGGATTTCGGTCGCTAAGACAACTTACACACGTGAAGATCTAGCCGAGATTTCAAAGTCTGGTACTTACGTTTTGTATGTCGATAGCAATCGCATCGCGAAAGAATATTTAAATACTCTCGCTGGGCAGGGAGTGCAGATGGTGGTGATGAGTGCTACCGCAGGGTTAAGCCAAGCGGATTTGTTGGCTTTAGCCCGAGTCCGTCCCTTTGTTTACAACGTAAATTCAGCGGTCATTAAAGAAGACGTGATAGCTTTGGTTCAGGCGGGCGTGACTGTGGTTTTTCGCTCGAATACGTCGGGATTAAGCCGCGAACAGATCGTTGAGATCGCTAAGGTGAACCCGTCTCTGGTGACGCTTTCACCTTAGCATTAAATTTAGATTATAATGAAGTGCTGCAGTTCAAACGAGTCATGCGATCATTTAACAACATTGCCTGCTTATAGTAAGACTGCAATTGCTGTTGAGTGGTGCTGATTGTGGAAATAGTACCACTAAGCAACAAGTCCCCTGCGCAGTATTTAATGATTTTTTTATCCATAGAGTTATCAAGAACACCAGAAATCATATCACACATAACCTGCACAGTTCCCAAGTGATCCCAAGCTGCCGTGTACTGCACGTAAGTTTGTTTAAGCGTCTTACAAATAAGGGCGCGCTTTTCTTCGTTGATGTGCTTATTCTGCGGGATTAAGTTCGAAAGAGCTGCCGCTTGTGCTTTGTCCTCTTTAAACTGCTGGCCAATAACCAGCATTTGCGGGTCATTGATCTGTGATATGTGTTTACGAATGTCTGCCGCTGATTGCGTGATATTCATAGCAATAGTTTGCAGGTCTTTAATGCCTCTGTTGTAGGAAGCCATTGATTGGTCGTAGATACCAACTGTGTATTTCAACCATGACCATACTGGTGCGACACCGCTGCCCCCTCCGAACAATCCCACTTTAATGGAATCAGCACCCTGGATGATGTTCGAACGATTTACGATGGAGTTATCTTTCGCAAGTTCTTCCATTGCGTATTTCACGCGGTCAAATGTCTTGCCTTCGTCGCGAGCGCGCTCAGCATCGCTTTTTTTGCCGCCGTTGTTCGCCAGGTTTGAGCCGGCAGGTCCGTCAACGATGATATTTTCAATTTCCGTCAAAGTTTTCTTGATGCTTGTAATCCATTCTTTTGTATTGGACGCGCAGTTGCGAACTTCGTTTGGATTTCTTGTATTTGCTTTTGCGATTTCGCTTTCGTAGTATTTAATCGTGTTGATACGGCCTTCAACATTCACGCGCTTAATTTTTTTCGTTTGATCCAAATTAAGTGCATCTTTTAAATTCGCGAAAATAGACGCTGGAAAGTCGAAATCTGCTGATTTCATACGAGCTAAATCTTCCAAAGCTGAACGGCCAAAGAAACAAACGCTCATGTCACCGCCATCAGCTTCACCATTGTAAGCCGCTTCAAGATCCTTAAAATCTTTGATGTCTTTGATGTATTGAGCTTTCACTTGGTCAAATTTCGTGTTTGAAACAAGGTTTGTGAACGTTGAAAGCTTTTTGTTATTCAAGCTTGCTTTGTAAAGCGGAAATTCGGCTCTTAATGAATTTCTGAATTCATTAAAACGGTTTTCAGCAGTCAGCTGAAGATACGTTACCTTTTTAGAGATTTTGATGTACTGACATGTGTTTTGGAAAACAGCCATGCGTTGATCCTGCAAGGACATATCAATCGTTTTATTTTCCATGACCTTTGTAAGCGCTGTAATACCTTTTGTCGCGACCGCACCACCCAGAACGAATGGAAGAGCCGGTGCCAGGGCTGCATTCATAGAAACCGCGAACAATGCCATTGGAGCTAAACCATCCAACAGTTCGTTGAATGCCAAAAGTGCTTTACCACTCTTCATAGAGTCGGAACCACATTTACTATTTAGGAATGAGTTATCACCCAGAATATCACCGATAGTCGTGGTCGCATTCATGGTATTTGTCATCGCATCAGAAAGTTCATTGTAGTTTACTTCTGTGCCTGGGCTGGCATTCATAATCTTTTGCAAAACCTGAACGTTTTGCATCACGCTTTGGCTGTTTTTCTGCAATTGATCAGCAGATGTATTTCCAGAACAAGCGGACTTCGTCGTGATCTCGCGATTCATATCAGTAATTGCTTGCATCAAAGCCGCTTGCGAGCTGTTTTCAAATAAATTACATGCAAACTCATCTGCAACTTTCACAGCTTTCATCGTCGGGCGACTGCCGTTGTTGTTGACGGAAGAGTTATTGTTTGAACCATTCTGATTGGTATTTTGGTTCGGTCTGTTATTGCTATTATTATTGTTGTTGTTGTTTTGATTTTGGTTGTTTCCGCCAGTTTGTGGGCGAGGCAGTGGTCCAAGGCGGTTGCCACCTTGATTCTTATTTCCGTTAGATTGCTGGTTGCCACCGGCTTGTTGGTTTCCTTTGTTGCTACCATTATTAGGTAGTTGCGGGCCAACTTGTGAACCATCACTATTATTAGTTGATCCCGTCGCCGGAGTTTCAGCGATATCGAACAGATCGATAGGGAAATTACTTGGAGCGTTCTCCGCTGCAAATACTTTTGTAGGCATTTGCGGCGCCAAGAATCCAATTGAAAGAATGGCTGCAAGGGCACATCTTTTAACGTTCACTTTATTCATAGAGAACAACTCCATCTTCTGTCTAACAAATCAACGACTAACAATTTCTGCTGGTCAAATTCCGCTACTTTCCACCAAGTCTTCTGCTCTAAGCATTTGAAAAGAC
This genomic window contains:
- a CDS encoding Stp1/IreP family PP2C-type Ser/Thr phosphatase, producing MKFDCWYLTDKGLRRESNQDSCLVNKELGLFVVADGMGGHSGGEVASSMAVETVEEIMLQPGSANRSPREMIQHSYEEASRRIFDKAANERPELSGMGTTMVMAYLRGNHLYVGNVGDSRCYMYKKPQLWQITEDHSLINEQLRAGVMSEEQVRQFVGRNVITRSVGYERETYPDIVEREIAPGEMFLMCSDGLSGLVEDQKICDIINKNKPDKVVKACVEQALANGGDDNVTVMLIHFYE
- a CDS encoding M23 family metallopeptidase codes for the protein MDKKKVTLFIVSNQTGKTRKLVLSAAWLKAVSFISAVVIIIFAAGMVDYFGLLLQAMENKRLKAENAQLSKQFQVVESKVSALENSLERVKTFTTKLKLITNVDAEDRITKLTMGPKPAPNQPVEEYEPMESRDDGEGLAQQDATFANKKPLNDQAGELANETADKDYASLVIRIEKAVKETQLKEQSVIDLWESLSERQSLLNATPNMKPAKGWITSRFGYRTSPFTGKTTLHAGLDIAAAPGSPIYAPADGVVIFASYDEGYGKLVSIDHGFGVTTRFGHMSQIYVQVGQRVSKWDVVGAVGNTGRSTGPHCHYEVRINGTPVDPINYILDE